One window from the genome of Pyrobaculum ferrireducens encodes:
- a CDS encoding M48 family metallopeptidase, with protein sequence MQTVELIQLLKDRYKKESYKAALVGTYKDGRYVDPPPLQTNLSLFLAPLALSVAPLLAVKNLYIQWALGVSLISITYMALYIYLKKSCFIPDAVKVVRTNYGDVEYLRRNKLEILENPQKLPGDYEYYYAPVNVCVARDRRPNAFTLDGPRGPVVYFTTGIFARLSPEELQAVLEHERGHIKYRHTHKLLAFLISEYTLRIPLVHLVYAKYSITLLAIHLIGVALLYTAMLQAFEFEADKYAARRHRERLVSALVKLDWNGIVESLLNPLAARLTLLARTHPLTIDRIRKLHAIPY encoded by the coding sequence GTGCAGACAGTAGAATTAATACAGCTTCTCAAGGATAGATACAAAAAAGAGAGCTACAAGGCGGCCCTGGTCGGGACGTATAAAGACGGGAGGTATGTAGACCCCCCGCCGTTGCAGACAAACCTATCCCTCTTCCTAGCCCCCCTGGCCCTTTCAGTAGCCCCCCTCCTGGCGGTCAAAAACCTATACATACAGTGGGCCCTCGGGGTGTCCCTCATATCCATCACCTACATGGCGCTGTATATATACCTAAAGAAAAGTTGCTTTATCCCAGACGCGGTCAAGGTGGTGCGGACTAACTACGGAGACGTGGAGTATCTCAGGAGGAACAAGCTAGAGATCTTGGAAAACCCCCAGAAACTGCCGGGGGACTACGAGTACTACTACGCGCCGGTCAACGTGTGCGTGGCTAGGGACAGACGCCCCAACGCCTTCACTCTAGACGGGCCGCGAGGCCCCGTCGTCTACTTCACCACCGGCATATTCGCCAGGCTGTCCCCCGAGGAGTTGCAGGCGGTGCTTGAACATGAGAGGGGACATATCAAATACCGCCACACCCACAAACTACTTGCCTTCCTAATCTCTGAGTACACTCTTAGAATTCCCCTCGTACACCTGGTCTACGCCAAGTATTCGATAACGCTTCTCGCGATACACCTCATAGGCGTGGCTCTTCTCTACACCGCCATGCTCCAGGCTTTTGAATTCGAGGCAGACAAATACGCGGCGCGGAGGCACAGGGAGAGGCTGGTCTCGGCGTTGGTTAAGCTGGACTGGAACGGCATAGTAGAGTCGTTGCTAAACCCCTTAGCCGCTAGGCTGACTCTGCTAGCCAGGACGCACCCCCTCACAATAGACAGAATACGTAAACTCCATGCAATTCCTTACTAG